In one window of Poriferisphaera corsica DNA:
- the ppk1 gene encoding polyphosphate kinase 1 codes for MTMNQDVTPISKTESSVPTKEQEAVRAERAKFFNRESSWLEFNKRVLYQALDPRTPLLERVGFLAIFTSNLDEYYQKRVGGLKRQIGLGITTRTPDGLSSEDLLALIRERVLPMLKEQADCYEKIIRPALAKHGIHMLDWEELTERGKALAEEYFRRNLFPVLTPIAVDPGHPFPFISNLSTSLGVMLRAPGESVAVNEDAIDPDEVGLQFARVKVPAVLPGWIPLKDPDQPQNKELPDDEYRYINLNDLITHNLDDLFYGMEIVEVEPFRITRNADVERDEEDAEDLLELISQELRDRRFAKTVRLEVSDDPYRPIYQVITQQLGLGKDDVYEMPSLLDYTDLWTIHGLNKPELKYKPWKPQTPPRLADEDADIFSVIKAGDILVHHPYESFTSSVERFIKAAAQDPNVVTIKLTLYRTSKDSPFLPELIRAAEMGKQVVVLVELKARFDEERNVQIARQLEQAGVHVVYGVVGLKTHTKTALVVRHEEDGMRCYAHIGTGNYNSKTAKLYTDLGIFTCDPRLTNDLVEMFHFLTGRSLKKDFKHLLIAPVNMRRRFIEKIEREIEYCDAWHERGADPEDKNRPTIIAKMNSLEDRTIIEKLYEASQAGVRIKLIVRGFCCLRPGVEGMSENITVTSIIGRFLEHSRIYFFQNDGSPEYYIGSADWMYRNLNNRVECIAPVYDLNLQKRLKQIIDVCLADQRSAWDLQPDGSYIHRQPDPDRPETAIGTMQTLMDVTMQDVNKTLLK; via the coding sequence ATGACGATGAATCAAGATGTGACGCCGATTTCGAAAACGGAGAGCAGTGTTCCGACGAAGGAGCAGGAAGCGGTTCGTGCGGAACGGGCGAAGTTTTTTAATCGAGAATCGTCGTGGCTTGAGTTTAATAAACGTGTGCTATATCAGGCGTTGGATCCGAGGACGCCTTTGTTGGAGCGGGTTGGTTTTTTGGCGATTTTTACTTCGAACTTGGATGAGTATTATCAGAAGCGTGTGGGTGGGTTGAAGCGACAAATTGGTTTGGGTATCACGACGCGTACGCCTGATGGTTTATCGTCAGAGGATTTGTTGGCGTTGATTCGTGAACGTGTGCTTCCGATGTTAAAAGAGCAGGCGGATTGTTATGAGAAGATTATCAGGCCGGCGCTTGCGAAACACGGGATCCATATGTTGGATTGGGAGGAGTTAACGGAACGTGGTAAGGCGCTGGCGGAGGAATATTTCAGACGGAATTTATTTCCGGTGCTGACGCCGATCGCGGTTGATCCGGGGCATCCGTTCCCGTTTATCAGTAATTTGAGTACATCGTTGGGTGTGATGTTGCGAGCGCCTGGTGAATCGGTTGCTGTCAACGAAGATGCGATTGATCCGGATGAGGTTGGTTTACAGTTTGCTAGAGTGAAGGTACCCGCGGTGTTGCCGGGATGGATTCCGTTAAAAGATCCAGATCAACCTCAGAATAAAGAGTTGCCAGACGATGAGTATCGATATATCAATCTGAACGATTTGATTACGCACAATCTTGATGATTTGTTTTATGGGATGGAGATTGTGGAGGTTGAGCCGTTTCGGATTACACGTAATGCGGATGTTGAGCGAGATGAGGAAGATGCGGAGGATTTGCTTGAATTGATTTCGCAGGAATTGCGAGATCGCCGGTTTGCAAAAACGGTTAGGTTGGAAGTATCGGATGATCCGTATCGGCCTATATATCAGGTGATCACGCAGCAGTTAGGTTTAGGTAAAGATGATGTGTATGAGATGCCGAGCCTGCTTGACTATACGGATTTATGGACGATTCATGGCTTGAATAAGCCGGAGTTGAAGTACAAGCCGTGGAAGCCGCAAACGCCGCCGCGATTAGCGGATGAAGATGCGGATATTTTTAGTGTCATCAAAGCTGGTGATATTCTTGTACATCATCCATATGAATCGTTTACATCAAGTGTTGAGCGGTTTATTAAAGCAGCGGCACAAGATCCGAATGTGGTGACCATTAAGTTAACGCTCTATAGGACGAGTAAAGATTCGCCATTCTTGCCTGAGCTGATACGTGCTGCGGAAATGGGCAAGCAGGTTGTGGTTTTGGTTGAGCTTAAAGCGCGGTTTGATGAAGAGCGGAATGTGCAGATTGCGCGGCAGCTTGAACAAGCGGGTGTGCATGTGGTGTATGGTGTGGTTGGTTTAAAGACGCATACGAAAACTGCGCTTGTCGTCAGGCATGAAGAAGATGGGATGCGGTGTTATGCTCACATCGGGACAGGGAACTACAACTCGAAAACAGCAAAGCTTTACACTGATTTGGGAATCTTTACATGTGATCCACGTCTAACCAATGATTTGGTTGAGATGTTCCACTTCTTGACAGGTCGAAGCTTAAAGAAAGATTTTAAACACTTACTCATTGCACCGGTCAATATGCGGCGGCGATTTATCGAGAAGATAGAACGAGAGATAGAGTATTGTGATGCTTGGCATGAACGGGGTGCGGATCCTGAGGATAAAAACAGACCTACCATTATTGCGAAGATGAATAGTCTTGAGGATCGGACGATTATTGAGAAGTTGTATGAAGCTTCGCAAGCAGGTGTAAGGATAAAGCTTATTGTTCGCGGGTTCTGCTGTTTGCGGCCGGGTGTTGAAGGTATGAGTGAGAATATCACGGTGACATCGATCATAGGCAGATTCTTGGAGCATTCTCGGATTTATTTTTTCCAGAACGATGGATCGCCTGAGTATTACATTGGTTCTGCAGACTGGATGTATCGCAACTTAAATAATCGTGTTGAGTGTATTGCGCCGGTATATGATCTGAATCTACAGAAACGTTTGAAACAGATTATTGATGTTTGTTTGGCGGATCAGCGGTCTGCATGGGATTTGCAGCCGGATGGGTCATATATTCATCGTCAGCCTGATCCGGATCGACCTGAAACAGCAATCGGTACGATGCAAACATTGATGGATGTTACGATGCAAGATGTCAATAAGACGTTATTGAAGTAA
- the dacB gene encoding D-alanyl-D-alanine carboxypeptidase/D-alanyl-D-alanine endopeptidase, which translates to MLHFKRAYQYLLIPVLLFCSNAHAIDIESPLRNLIQTSNLGDTQYSITVKDLDYNQYLAQINSELLLMPASNMKLLTTAASIDILGTDFVFGTELRLIENENGNLPSLIIKGDGDPAFCDPILLREHNLGIEDILDMWIKAIVDSGQTHFQNLYLDDRIFDYQLTHPDWEKNDLLNHYGAEISGLNFYLNCIDVTPIPSRYLAQEPRVLIFPDAPFLTTSNRAKTGKHDRFWISRPPDRNELTFHGTVKNAFTKPVQITVHEPAIFFSRYLISELTKRNITVDQIVRPDIIDALPTGKVLHVIRTTLPLVLARTNQDSVNLYAESLFKRIGNKITGEPGSWNNGAAAMRYFLRNLVGPTASTAQISDGSGLSRSNRISSNMIVQLLSSMYEDPEKMDMYRESLAYAGKTNLNERQAAGTLRKRFRDLNKGHWVFGKTGYLTGVVTVSGYYIYPSPQNPEISRTIAFSFLFNNVKPPVQAYQIKNLQDKMISKIQNALLMEERVNSN; encoded by the coding sequence ATGCTTCATTTTAAGCGTGCTTATCAGTATTTGTTGATTCCCGTGCTACTTTTTTGCAGTAACGCTCATGCAATCGATATCGAAAGCCCACTCCGAAACCTTATCCAAACCAGTAACCTCGGCGACACACAATACAGCATCACCGTCAAGGATCTGGATTACAATCAGTACCTTGCGCAGATTAATTCTGAACTCCTCCTAATGCCCGCCAGCAATATGAAGCTCCTCACCACCGCCGCTTCAATTGATATCCTTGGCACTGACTTTGTTTTTGGGACCGAACTACGTCTTATTGAAAACGAAAACGGCAATCTGCCCTCATTGATCATTAAAGGTGATGGCGACCCCGCATTTTGTGATCCCATCCTCCTTCGAGAGCACAATCTTGGCATCGAAGATATCCTCGATATGTGGATCAAAGCCATCGTTGATTCCGGCCAAACACACTTTCAAAATCTGTATCTTGATGACCGCATCTTTGATTACCAACTTACCCACCCAGATTGGGAAAAAAACGATCTCCTTAACCACTACGGTGCGGAAATCAGCGGTCTTAATTTTTACCTCAATTGCATCGATGTTACACCCATCCCAAGCAGATATCTCGCGCAAGAACCGCGCGTTCTCATTTTTCCTGATGCGCCGTTTCTAACAACCAGCAACAGAGCAAAAACCGGTAAGCACGATCGTTTCTGGATTAGCCGCCCACCTGATCGTAATGAGCTGACCTTTCACGGTACCGTTAAAAACGCATTCACCAAACCCGTTCAGATTACCGTTCATGAACCAGCAATCTTCTTCTCACGCTATCTAATCAGTGAATTGACAAAGAGAAATATCACTGTCGATCAAATCGTACGACCTGATATTATTGATGCACTTCCTACTGGCAAGGTCCTTCATGTCATTCGCACCACACTCCCACTTGTCCTCGCAAGAACCAATCAGGATTCTGTAAATTTGTATGCGGAATCACTCTTCAAGCGCATCGGCAACAAAATCACCGGCGAACCCGGTAGCTGGAATAACGGTGCTGCCGCAATGCGTTACTTCTTGCGTAACCTCGTTGGCCCTACCGCAAGTACCGCACAAATCTCTGATGGCAGCGGACTTTCACGCTCCAACCGCATATCAAGCAATATGATCGTTCAGCTTCTCAGCTCAATGTACGAAGACCCTGAAAAAATGGACATGTATCGCGAATCTCTCGCATACGCTGGCAAAACTAACTTAAATGAACGCCAAGCCGCCGGAACACTTCGCAAACGTTTCCGTGATCTCAACAAAGGTCATTGGGTCTTCGGTAAAACCGGCTACCTCACCGGCGTTGTCACGGTTAGCGGTTACTACATTTATCCCTCACCACAAAATCCCGAAATATCACGCACCATTGCGTTCAGTTTCCTTTTCAATAACGTGAAGCCGCCCGTGCAAGCATACCAAATCAAAAACCTGCAAGACAAAATGATTTCAAAAATTCAAAACGCACTACTCATGGAAGAGCGTGTCAACAGCAATTAG
- a CDS encoding EamA family transporter, which produces MLAMIYAILTAIAWGVGGYFEKKGLQAGNLTPQVGSFIRTGVALLILSVLSYPQWKEIPQAGFKSLSLMVLGGGVLAGTIGMLCFYAAIKNGQLPRVMPVAFTAPLFGAILAITIDGDPITIKIVIGMLLTVGGIIILSTT; this is translated from the coding sequence ATGCTTGCCATGATCTATGCCATCCTCACTGCGATTGCATGGGGTGTCGGCGGCTATTTTGAGAAAAAAGGCTTACAAGCAGGCAACCTTACACCACAGGTTGGCTCATTTATCCGTACGGGTGTCGCATTATTGATTCTCTCGGTTCTCAGCTATCCTCAGTGGAAAGAAATTCCTCAAGCTGGCTTTAAATCATTGTCTCTAATGGTGCTGGGCGGCGGTGTTCTGGCAGGTACGATTGGCATGCTCTGTTTCTATGCTGCAATCAAAAATGGTCAACTCCCCCGAGTCATGCCTGTCGCATTCACCGCACCACTTTTCGGAGCAATTCTCGCGATTACGATTGACGGCGACCCCATCACCATAAAAATCGTCATCGGTATGCTGCTTACCGTCGGCGGCATTATTATCCTATCCACTACCTGA
- a CDS encoding SpoIIAA family protein: MIDPIQRDGVDNAIGFSIDGKLHADDYRRIIPICEQLIEDTGELRILVYLKHYEGASFAALFQDLKFDVSHWSKFKRIAMVGDKKWQAHMAKLTDLIMHGEVKHFTSDEMDEAWVWVSS, encoded by the coding sequence ATGATTGATCCAATTCAACGTGATGGCGTCGATAATGCCATTGGCTTCAGTATAGATGGCAAACTACATGCAGATGACTACCGCCGTATTATCCCAATCTGCGAGCAACTCATCGAAGATACTGGTGAATTACGTATTCTTGTCTATCTCAAGCATTACGAAGGCGCTAGCTTTGCCGCGTTGTTTCAAGATCTGAAATTTGACGTATCACACTGGTCAAAATTTAAGCGTATTGCGATGGTCGGTGACAAGAAATGGCAAGCGCATATGGCCAAACTAACCGACCTCATTATGCACGGCGAAGTAAAACACTTTACATCAGATGAAATGGATGAAGCTTGGGTCTGGGTCTCCTCATAA
- a CDS encoding glycosyltransferase, producing the protein MLHQLQFAGAEVLAAGLARELKHRWAFTFICLDGIGQLGEQLQSEGFEVIELGRKPGIDMRVAKKIRKLTLEHKIDLLHAHQYTPFFYASASRGLFRSTPPIIFTEHGRNYPDIASTKRLIANRFLLRKHDQVTAVGQFIRRALIENEGIRYKHIDVIYNGINPDQFAGSNRSEARNKLNLQPQDLVIMQVARFHPVKDHETSIRAFKQVLEQEPNAKLILIGDGELKPRMEQLAEELGIKHRIQFEGVREDVDQVLAAADVFTLSSLSEGISVTLLEACAANKPIAATDVGGNAEIVKHDTTGLLAPRQDHKQLANHILRLLQSEKLRSRMGQAGNEHLRQNFTQQAMHRAYEAVYDITLNPSE; encoded by the coding sequence GTGCTACATCAGCTCCAATTTGCCGGAGCTGAGGTGCTTGCTGCTGGCTTGGCGCGAGAGTTAAAGCACCGCTGGGCGTTCACTTTTATTTGCCTCGACGGAATCGGCCAACTTGGTGAGCAATTACAAAGCGAAGGGTTTGAAGTCATTGAGCTTGGCCGCAAACCGGGCATCGACATGCGTGTTGCAAAGAAAATCCGCAAGCTCACACTAGAACATAAAATCGATCTTCTCCACGCTCATCAATACACCCCCTTCTTCTATGCTTCTGCCTCACGAGGACTATTTCGCAGCACCCCGCCCATTATCTTCACCGAGCACGGCAGGAACTATCCAGATATCGCAAGTACCAAACGCTTAATCGCCAATCGTTTCTTGCTAAGAAAACATGATCAGGTCACCGCAGTAGGCCAATTCATTCGCCGCGCCTTGATCGAAAATGAGGGAATCCGTTACAAGCACATTGATGTGATCTATAACGGCATAAACCCCGACCAATTCGCAGGCAGCAATCGATCTGAGGCACGTAATAAGCTGAACCTGCAACCTCAAGACTTAGTCATTATGCAAGTGGCTCGTTTCCACCCAGTCAAAGATCATGAGACCAGCATACGCGCATTCAAGCAGGTTCTGGAACAAGAACCCAATGCCAAACTTATCTTGATCGGAGATGGTGAGCTTAAACCCCGCATGGAGCAACTTGCAGAAGAATTGGGCATTAAGCACCGCATTCAATTCGAAGGTGTCCGTGAAGACGTTGATCAAGTGCTCGCTGCTGCGGATGTATTCACGCTATCGAGCCTAAGTGAAGGCATCAGTGTCACATTATTAGAAGCATGTGCGGCAAATAAGCCAATCGCCGCGACCGATGTCGGCGGCAACGCTGAAATCGTCAAACACGATACCACCGGGTTACTTGCTCCCAGACAAGACCACAAACAATTGGCTAATCACATCTTGAGATTACTTCAATCTGAAAAGCTCCGATCTCGAATGGGTCAAGCGGGCAACGAACATCTTCGCCAAAACTTCACACAACAAGCCATGCACCGCGCATATGAAGCGGTTTACGATATCACTCTTAACCCGTCTGAATAA
- a CDS encoding LysR family transcriptional regulator: MQTLRLFYDVARCHSFSQAAAMHSITQSAASQRISQLEKRLGVVLIDRSVRPLALTEAGQTFLEGCAGIIDKYDKLAAQVALIKEDPVGTVRVASIYSAGIDLLGRIADQFHIEHPRINVEIQYTKPDDVYRLVEENEADFGILAYPQSWRKLGIIPLRDEIMAVVCNPKHPLAQLKEVTAEVLTAYNMVTFDTNLPVGRALHRYLRERGARPRIVSTFDNIDTIKNAVALTDGISILPGRTVLHEVEAGVLSTIRLLPQMVRPMGVVYRRKHKTQSASFAPAVQQFVDYLLEQAGPDSDPAHEWIADSQLAGT; the protein is encoded by the coding sequence ATGCAGACGTTGCGCTTGTTCTATGATGTAGCACGCTGCCACAGCTTTTCACAAGCTGCAGCGATGCACAGTATTACCCAGTCTGCAGCCAGCCAGCGTATCAGCCAGCTGGAGAAGCGACTGGGGGTAGTGCTGATCGACCGCTCGGTGAGGCCGTTAGCCTTGACCGAGGCGGGACAGACATTCCTTGAAGGGTGTGCGGGGATTATTGACAAGTACGACAAGCTGGCCGCTCAGGTGGCTCTAATTAAAGAGGACCCTGTCGGCACGGTGCGCGTTGCCTCGATTTACTCAGCAGGTATTGATCTGCTTGGGCGCATCGCAGATCAGTTTCATATTGAGCACCCACGGATCAACGTGGAGATTCAGTACACCAAGCCCGACGATGTTTATCGATTGGTTGAGGAGAATGAGGCTGACTTTGGCATATTGGCGTACCCGCAGAGCTGGCGAAAGCTAGGCATCATTCCGTTGCGTGACGAGATCATGGCTGTGGTTTGCAATCCGAAGCACCCGTTGGCTCAACTCAAAGAGGTTACCGCTGAGGTCTTAACGGCCTACAACATGGTGACATTCGATACTAATCTGCCCGTTGGACGTGCTCTGCACCGATACCTGCGAGAGCGGGGTGCGAGGCCTCGGATTGTTTCGACCTTTGATAACATTGATACGATAAAAAATGCGGTCGCGTTAACCGACGGCATTTCAATCCTACCAGGACGCACAGTTCTTCATGAAGTTGAAGCTGGCGTCCTCTCAACCATTCGCCTGCTGCCTCAAATGGTTCGACCGATGGGTGTGGTCTACCGGCGAAAACACAAAACGCAAAGCGCATCCTTTGCCCCAGCTGTTCAGCAGTTCGTTGATTATCTGCTCGAACAGGCAGGGCCCGACAGTGATCCCGCCCATGAATGGATCGCAGACAGCCAGCTTGCTGGCACATGA